The following proteins come from a genomic window of Malus domestica chromosome 02, GDT2T_hap1:
- the LOC103450740 gene encoding uncharacterized protein, which produces MDQNASGEGLRNDLELVRSSSEKHLELLRPSARLSTIFKGQATEAADPEKGKYTLIRDADDFPSGMYEKQLPCFGCGIGWFSFLLGFVFPIMWYYATVLYFGNFYRKDPRERAGLAASAIAALVCSVVLLIMALFRMF; this is translated from the exons ATGGATCAAA ATGCTTCGGGAGAGGGTTTGAGAAACGACCTTGAGCTGGTGAGATCATCATCTGAAAAGCATCTTGAACTTTTGAGACCATCAGCTAGATTAAGTACAATATTTAAAG GGCAAGCAACAGAAGCTGCGGATCCTGAAAAGGGAAAATATACCTTAATTAGAGACGCAGATGACTTTCCATCAGGGATGTATGAGAAACAGCTTCCCTGCTTTGGCTGCGGGATAGGATGGTTTTC TTTTCTTTTAGGCTTCGTCTTCCCAATAATGTGGTACTATGCCACAGTTCTCTATTTTGGAAATTTCTATCGGAAGGATCCTAGGGAGCGAGCAGGACTAGCCGCCTCTGCAATTgct GCACTAGTTTGTTCTGTCGTGCTGTTGATCATGGCATTGTTTCGGATGTTCTAG
- the LOC103450755 gene encoding UBP1-associated proteins 1C-like produces MVWFQCEDCGDNLKKPKVLGHFKCCSARKFSCIDCGETFGRETVQGHTQCMTEAEKYGPKGAQGKPLNGGGAKPNKDGKQQPDFDITVGLTKRFPWFCSLCNTKATSEQTLMLHAEGKKHRAKARAIHAAKQQPKQPEESVPDTKPPPEDTPKGEVLENKQIEEPKSHDASRVNPEHKISEAENDALLKNKKRKLDASKNDESTKKTKDSTSYEVGNGKVVQSGKTEANGKEGELTTNIKWKKLITSTLKLNDGVLKMRKLKKLVMKALEESGITDDETKLSNMFEHKISSSSKFRVENKYVHLAAKD; encoded by the exons ATGGTGTGGTTTCAGTGCGAGGATTGCGGGGACAACCTCAAGAAACCCAAGGTTCTGGGTCACTTCAAGTGCTGCTCTGCACGAAAG TTTTCGTGCATTGATTGCGGAGAGACATTTGGGAGAGAAACCGTTCAGGGTCACACACAATGTATGACTGAGGCG gaAAAATACGGTCCCAAGGGGGCACAAGGGAAACCTTTGAATGGTGGGGGAGCCAAGCCCAACAAGGACGGAAAGCAGCAACCCGATTTTGATATTACTGTCGGGTTGACTAAGCGATTTCCATGGTTTTGCAG TCTTTGCAATACTAAAGCTACCAGTGAGCAGACCCTGATGCTGCATGCTGAAGGAAAGAAGCACAGGGCAAAAGCCCGAGCAATCCATGCTGCAAAGCAACAACCTAAGCAGCCGGAAGAATCTGTTCCGGATACAAAACCTCCACCCGAGGACACACCAAAGGGTGAAGTTCTTGAGAATAAACAAATAGAGGAACCTAAGTCGCATGATGCTTCTAGGGTCAATCCTGAGCATAAAATTTCTGAAGCAGAGAATGATGCCttactgaaaaataaaaagagaaagcttGACGCATCCAAGAACGATGAATCAACAAAGAAGACTAAGGATAGTACATCGTATGAAGTAGGAAATGGCAAAGTGGTTCAGAGTGGGAAGACAGAAGCAAATGGGAAAGAGGGAGAACTCACTACGAATATAAAGTGGAAGAAGTTGATTACATCAACCCTAAAATTG AATGATGGAGTCCTGAAGATGAGGAAATTGAAAAAACTTGTGATGAAGGCTCTTGAAGAATCCGGAATAACAGATGACGAAACCAAATTGAGTAATATGTTTGAGCACAAG ATCAGTTCAAGTTCCAAATTTAGAGTCGAGAACAAGTATGTTCATTTGGCGGCCAAGGATTGA
- the LOC103450766 gene encoding uncharacterized protein codes for MPPRRSPSPLLSSPLLIILFPIIVSIILFYAIPQFLSFTSQLLRPTISVKKSWDSLNVFLVIFAILCGVFAKLNDDASSSEEDRIPDTNFPHPLDNIRTNRANISESESESAASLLPQQWFGYSNSRTPESGGDRLRRSSSSYPDLRPLGQDSVWETRDHNKSQFPFFDDFEIGDYHRVPPVSHQRRPKEYSDVIKEIPVDTFLLHSSPPLPSKPSTPPPPPRNQKPRRTYQTVGRRDQKTEKAVNKNVINEAEELEKVRTPPPTPPPPPPRPAAPPSPIRIRSDPKRRKSNVKKEIAMVWASVLSNQKKRKKQHKVTGTRNFYETAASPPEHEQEDREGEYFFTRQPPSPPPPPPPPPPPHSVFHNIFKKGMSKTKKVHSVLTPPTPPPPPPRPALLKHKSWNTSFPLAPPTPPKQPPPATSRPRHSASSGRPPLPTKANSYLHDGNVNSGCRSPLIPAAPPPPPPFKMPELKFFVRGDFVKIQSAQSSRCGSPELEDVDDVDASPRKEEDMKSKSEVQSKVNAMDGGGGSSVFCPSPDVNTKADNFIARLKDEWRLEKMNSMRQKKKMP; via the coding sequence atgcCTCCCCGCCGCTCACCGTCGCCGCTTCTAAGTTCACCGTTGCTCATCATCCTGTTCCCCATTATCGTCTCCATCATCCTCTTCTACGCCATCCCTCAATTCCTCTCCTTCACCTCTCAACTACTCCGCCCCACCATTTCCGTCAAGAAAAGTTGGGACTCCCTCAACGTGTTTCTCGTCATTTTCGCAATCCTATGCGGCGTCTTCGCCAAGCTAAACGACGACGCATCATCCTCTGAAGAAGATCGCATTCCCGACACTAATTTTCCGCACCCCTTGGACAACATTCGTACAAACAGAGCCAACATATCGGAATCGGAATCGGAATCAGCTGCATCCCTACTTCCGCAACAATGGTTTGGATATTCAAATAGCAGGACGCCTGAATCCGGCGGCGACCGGTTGAGGAGGAGCAGCAGCTCCTACCCGGATCTGAGGCCACTCGGGCAGGACTCGGTGTGGGAAACTCGGGATCACAACAAGTCGCAGTTTCCCTTTTTCGACGACTTCGAAATCGGCGATTACCATCGTGTCCCGCCAGTTTCACACCAACGGCGACCCAAGGAGTACTCTGATGTAATTAAGGAGATTCCGGTGGATACTTTTTTGCTTCACTCTTCTCCTCCGCTGCCATCCAAGCCTTCGACGCCACCACCTCCGCCTCGTAATCAGAAACCGAGGAGGACGTATCAGACTGTTGGACGGAGAGATCAAAAGACAGAGAAAGCAgttaataaaaatgttattaaTGAGGCTGAGGAGTTGGAGAAAGTTCGAACTCCGCCACCGACGCCGCCGCCTCCGCCGCCACGTCCGGCCGCGCCGCCGTCACCAATTCGGATTAGATCAGACCCGAAGCGTAGAAAGAGCAATGTGAAGAAGGAGATAGCGATGGTTTGGGCTTCGGTTCTGTCTAACcagaaaaagaggaagaagcaGCACAAGGTCACGGGTACCAGAAACTTTTACGAAACCGCTGCTTCTCCGCCTGAACACGAACAAGAAGACCGAGAAGGGGAATATTTTTTCACAAGACAGCCACCATCCCCACCTCCTCCACCGCCCCCTCCGCCGCCGCCACATTCTGTGTTTCACAATATATTCAAAAAGGGAATGAGCAAAACTAAGAAAGTTCACTCCGTCTTGACGCCTCCGACTCCGCCACCACCGCCACCGCGGCCGGCATTGCTAAAACACAAGAGTTGGAATACTAGTTTCCCGCTGGCACCACCAACTCCGCCTAAACAACCGCCTCCGGCTACTTCCCGGCCGCGACACTCCGCCTCCAGTGGCCGGCCCCCGTTGCCAACAAAGGCGAACAGTTATTTACACGATGGGAATGTGAATAGCGGCTGCCGGAGTCCGTTAATTCCTGCGGCGCCTCCACCACCTCCACCGTTTAAAATGCCAGAGCTGAAGTTTTTTGTGCGCGGGGATTTTGTTAAGATACAGAGCGCGCAGAGCTCGCGCTGTGGATCTCCTGAACTGGAGGACGTTGACGACGTTGATGCATCTCCACGTAAGGAAGAAGACATGAAGTCAAAGTCAGAAGTACAGAGTAAAGTCAACGCGATGGACGGCGGCGGCGGATCCTCCGTGTTCTGCCCTAGCCCAGATGTTAATACGAAAGCTGATAACTTCATTGCTAGGCTGAAAGATGAGTGGAGGCTTGAGAAGATGAACTCAATGAGGCAGAAAAAGAAGATGCCCTAA
- the LOC103450784 gene encoding WD repeat-containing protein VIP3-like gives MKLAGLKSIDDAHDESVWAVTWVPATDSRPALLLTGSLDETVRLWQPDELVNRGKMTGHCLGVASVAAHPSGRIAASASLDSFVRIFDVDTNNTVASLEAPPSEVWQLRFNPQGTMLAVAGGGSASVKVWDTATWDIVATLSIPRPEGTKPTDKSSSKKFVLSVAWSPDGRRIACGSMDGTVSVFDTDRAKFLHHLEGHFMPVRSLVFSPVEPRLLFTGSDDAHVHMYDAEGKTLVGAMSGHAGWVLSVDVSSDGAAVATGSSDRTVRLWDISMRGAVQTMSNHTDQVWGVAFRPGGMPGRLASVSDDKSISLYDYS, from the exons ATGAAGCTCGCCGGACTGAAATCAATCGACGACGCGCACGACGAGTCGGTATGGGCGGTGACGTGGGTCCCGGCCACCGATTCCCGACCTGCTTTGCTGCTAACCGGGTCGCTGGACGAGACCGTGAGGCTGTGGCAACCGGACGAGCTGGTTAACCGGGGCAAAATGACCGGCCACTGTCTCGGCGTGGCCTCGGTGGCGGCTCACCCCTCCGGCCGCATCGCCGCCTCGGCCTCGCTCGATAGCTTCGTGAGGATCTTTGATGTTGACACCAACAACACCGTGGCCAGTCTCGAAGCCCCGCCGTCTGAAGTGTGGCAATTACGATTCAATCCCCAG GGTACCATGCTAGCTGTGGCAGGTGGGGGAAGTGCATCCGTCAAAGTTTGGGACACTGCCACATGGGATATAGTAGCCACATTGTCGATTCCTCGCCCCGAAGGAACCAAGCCAACTGACAAAAGCAGCAGCAAGAAGTTTGTGCTATCGGTTGCCTGGAGTCCTGATGGGAGACGCATTGCTTGTGGGTCGATGGATGGAACTGTTTCTGTTTTTGATACAGATCGCGCCAAGTTCCTGCACCACCTGGAAGGCCACTTCATGCCAGTGAGGTCTCTCGTGTTTTCTCCCGTTGAGCCCCGGTTGCTCTTCACAGGCTCGGATGATGCCCATGTGCACATGTATGATGCTGAGGGTAAAACCTTGGTCGGGGCTATGTCAGGTCACGCAGGCTGGGTCCTGAGTGTGGATGTGAGCAGTGATGGGGCGGCTGTTGCAACAGGCTCGAGTGATAGAACTGTGAGGCTGTGGGATATCAGCATGAGGGGAGCTGTGCAGACAATGAGCAACCACACTGACCAAGTCTGGGGAGTGGCGTTTCGACCAGGAGGAATGCCCGGTAGACTTGCTAGCGTGTCCGATGACAAGAGTATATCGCTGTACGACTACTCGTGA
- the LOC103450777 gene encoding threonine synthase, chloroplastic-like, with translation MASSALFHSSLSSLSPDLPAFYQNPASKRPPTSSLYVSCTSSTFDPSTASNTSSPQPSSNKTRRAADENIRDEARRHRSPHNLSAKYIPFNSGFDSPESYSLDEIVYRSQSGGLLDVQHDMEALRKFDGAYWRRLFDSRVGKTTWPYGSGVWSKKEWVLPEIDDDDIVSAFEGNSNLFWAERFGKQFMGMNDLWVKHCGISHTGSFKDLGMTVLISQVNRLRKLKRPVIGVGCASTGDTSAALSAYCASAGIPSIVFLPANKISMAQLVQPIANGAFVLSIDTDFDGCMKLIREITAELPIYLANSLNSLRLEGQKTAAIEILQQFDWEVPDWVIVPGGNLGNIYAFYKGFKMCQELGLVDRIPRMVCAQAANANPLYLYYKSGWKDFKPVKANSTFASAIQIGDPVSIDRAVYALKNCDGIVEEASEEELMDAMAKADSTGMFICPHTGVALTALDKLRKSGVIGAGDRTVVVSTAHGLKFTQAKVDYHSKAIPDMACRSANPPTEVKAEFGAVMDVLKDYLLNKAPKE, from the coding sequence ATGGCTTCGTCCGCCTTGTTccactcctctctctcctccctctcccctGATCTCCCCGCGTTTTACCAAAACCCCGCATCCAAACGCCCCCCTACCTCCTCACTCTATGTATCCTGCACATCCTCCACATTCGATCCCTCCACCGCATCAAACACCTCCTCGCCCCAGCCCTCTTCCAACAAGACCCGCCGCGCCGCCGACGAGAACATCCGCGACGAGGCCCGCCGCCACCGCTCCCCCCATAACTTATCGGCCAAGTACATCCCGTTCAACTCGGGCTTCGACTCCCCCGAGTCGTACTCGCTCGACGAAATCGTCTACCGCAGCCAATCCGGCGGCCTCCTGGACGTCCAGCACGACATGGAAGCGTTGCGGAAGTTTGATGGCGCGTACTGGCGGAGGCTCTTCGACTCGCGCGTTGGGAAGACCACGTGGCCGTACGGCTCCGGCGTCTGGTCCAAGAAGGAGTGGGTCCTCCCTGAGATCGACGACGACGACATCGTTTCGGCGTTCGAGGGGAACTCCAACCTCTTCTGGGCGGAGCGTTTCGGAAAACAGTTTATGGGCATGAACGATCTCTGGGTCAAGCACTGCGGGATCAGCCACACCGGCAGCTTCAAGGACCTCGGCATGACGGTACTAATCAGCCAGGTCAACCGGCTCAGGAAGCTCAAACGACCGGTCATCGGAGTCGGCTGCGCCTCCACCGGAGACACGTCGGCCGCTCTCTCCGCCTATTGCGCATCCGCAGGTATTCCCTCGATTGTTTTCTTACCGGCGAACAAAATTTCAATGGCGCAATTGGTCCAGCCGATCGCGAACGGCGCGTTTGTGCTGAGCATCGACACCGACTTCGACGGCTGCATGAAGCTAATCAGAGAAATCACGGCCGAATTGCCGATTTACTTGGCGAATTCGCTGAATAGTTTGAGGCTGGAGGGGCAGAAGACGGCGGCGATTGAGATTTTGCAGCAGTTCGATTGGGAAGTGCCCGATTGGGTCATTGTTCCGGGGGGCAATCTCGGCAACATATATGCATTTTACAAAGGGTTCAAAATGTGCCAGGAATTGGGGTTAGTGGATCGAATTCCGCGGATGGTTTGTGCTCAGGCCGCGAATGCAAACCCGCTTTACTTGTATTACAAGTCAGGGTGGAAGGATTTCAAGCCGGTGAAGGCGAATTCGACATTTGCCTCTGCAATACAGATTGGGGATCCCGTTTCCATCGACAGAGCTGTGTATGCTCTGAAGAATTGTGACGGGATTGTGGAGGAAGCCAGTGAGGAGGAGCTGATGGACGCAATGGCAAAAGCCGACTCCACGGGGATGTTTATCTGCCCTCACACCGGCGTTGCCCTAACAGCATTGGATAAGCTCAGGAAGAGTGGTGTCATTGGAGCCGGTGATCGAACTGTGGTGGTCAGTACTGCTCACGGTCTGAAGTTTACGCAGGCGAAAGTTGACTATCACTCGAAGGCCATCCCGGACATGGCTTGCCGGTCCGCTAACCCGCCCACGGAGGTGAAGGCCGAATTCGGGGCGGTGATGGATGTGCTCAAGGATTATCTGTTGAACAAGGCTCCAAAGGAATAA